GATGTTGAAGCTAGAGATAAGGAGATTCGTGAAGCGGAGATGGTACCTGATGAGGGTTACAAATCCTATCTTACATCGTTAGTGGAGAAGCGGAAGAGCTCAAGTGGTAGTAAACCTGAGAAGGAGATACAAGTGAAGCGTGAGGAAGTGGATGCAATGTCTCTGTCTGATTCCGACAGTATTGAGGTTGATGATCGCCCGTTTCTTGATGAAGAAGTCTCTCCGTTTGTGGCCTCAAAAAGTTATAAAGTGGTTGTAAGTACATCACCTTCATTTTACCTTCGCTtttgcctttttttttaatgatctTTTGACATGATGTTTTGTTGGGTCTGTTGTAAGGATCTGGAGGAAGAGAGCGAAGATGAAGGTGACCAATGCAGTTCTTGGTTTAGGAAGGAGATAATGAATGTTCTTAAAAAACCATACAGTGAAAAAGAGTTCAAAGAGCTTGAACATGTAGCATCAGTGTGTAAGTGGTTGACCAAATCTAAGGAGCTTTTAGATGGAAGGGATTTTACTTATACAACGAATCAAAAGACACCTTCATATCTCGATCAGTATCCAGGTTAGCTAGCTATATACCAACCATATCACATGTTCTTGGAAAGTTATGTTTTGCTTAGCTATCTTCTATTGCCAAATGAAAAGTGTACCTTCTGCTTGCTTTCAGGAAACAACAAACTTCTATATGAGATAGATAGTTAGGGAATGTTGTTTACCTTCATATTGAGTTTTGGTTTTCACAGAGTTCAAAAGGATGTTCGAAAGAGCTTTATATGGAGAGGACCGCTATAGAGCTCTGAACCTGTTGCGTGgctttatcttttatttaacgGTAAAATGGCAACCTGTTATTTCAATCGTTTTAAAGAGTAAAGATGCTGTGTGTGTGATCATATCACTATACAAGTGACCCATCGTTTGCACTATGGAATTAATTGGATGTTTCTTTTTGTTACCTCAGAAAGTTGCTCGCCATGATGCATTCAAACCTTGGCTCGACAATGAATGTTTGAAGGTCACATGTTTCTGATAAAGACAAGAGTACCAGCTCCCTGTCTCAGTTCCAGTTCCATGCgagacctttttttttttacttttctcgACTAGGGTTTGCTGCTTTTATTGTATTAACATTAACTTGTGAATCATTGTGTGGTAGTGTACTAgttcatatctcaaaactaACCGAATGTCTTCAAGTTTCTGTAATGTTAGTTCTCTCTCCCCTGTTTATTGGATACGACTTCCACTATAGAGATAAAcaacaaaagagaagagagaacacCGAAAACAAATGTATTCCAATTTTTGGATCAGTTacagaaatatatatacaattcttCTCCGTATAAAGTATAGTATATCTAGAAAAGAACAAAAAGCTACCTaactaaaatacaaacaaaaagtaTCAGAAGACTGTAGTTTGTCTTTCAAACAACGAAAGCTTACCTTTGTGTTCCGACCAAACAAAAAACTGATACCTGTTTCTTACCGCATCAAAGCTACTGGTCTGATTAGATCGTATATCGAAGCACGTTCTTCACTCTCACTGGAGATAGATTGCTCGGTGGCTTGATCAGTGTTATCACCGGCTTCATACTCGGTAGCGCCAAGGGATATAAACTCGAGGCCTTCTGTTCCAAAATGCTCACTCTCAGCAGGACGTCTTTCCACTACCATTGGCTCAGACTCGGAAAAGAGTTTCTGAAGTGAGCCAAAGTAACGCCCACGGGCATTTTTCTCCGATGGCTCGCTAGGTCTTTTCCTCTTTCTTCCTTTGCCTTGGTTCTTTGGGTGGTGGAGCTTGCATTTCGATCCTTGAGAGCATGATCCAGTGGCTTCGAAATCTGGGCAGGTGTAGGAATGCTTCTTCCGACACTGTTACCATTATGTACAGACAACAATTCGCAAATCTTAACTTCATCAAGTGTTTGAGAGGGAATTAAAGGGATGAGAAAAATATGTGACATAATAAATCGAGGGAAGGATCTCTCTTTCCCTTATAGTCCTTGCGGTATTCATCAACTTAATATGCTATTTAAACCTCTCGAAAGAATTATATCGGAACAAGATGGCAAAATGAGGCACTAGTAGTGCTTAAAGACGTGAAAAATATATGTGAACAAGCAAATAGATGAGCCAATTGCAAACCGTGCAATGTATACTAAGTTGAATCCGTACCTCGTCTCCGTCTGAACAGTATCCCTTCAAAAACCCATCACATATAGCAGCACTCGGGTTGACATGCACATGCCTATATGGACACGCCTCATTGTTGCATAGGCCTGCGTTATATGTATTAGTATTGTGCGTACCTGCAATGGGATCATAGTACAGTTGGAAATTCTTACCTTGCAGAAAATAAGAACAATCAGGCATTCTTTCGGGAATGACCTGCGGAAGAAATAAGTCAAGCAGTTAGAGGTTTCTGTGGAGAAAAAAACTGCAGCAATGACTTAGCAGAACAACCTTGTGAGTCAATTTGCAATTTTCATTCGCACACAATCCATTCAAAAATTTGGTGCAAACTGCAACTTTCGAGGGGTCGTGAACATAGGGACATTTTCCGTCATCTTTGTTGCATTTCCCGAATCTTGTGAAGAACTGGCagtacttcttcttcttcttagccAGCCGCAACCGGACATTGTGCAGGCTCCATCTGACCTTCTCATTTGCTAACGCGCGGGTTCGTTTCTTTGGATCTCTGACAAGCTGGTTACCGTTTCCCACACGAACATATCTGCAAAATTAAACTAAGATTGAGGCTCCAGACAATTGAGTAAAATTGGATATATTTGAATCAAGAATCACATACTCTTCATAGCCTATCACCAATCTCTTTGGGATGAACGGTCTTTTTGCGCCTTTCCCATTTTCAGTAGGTCCAGAGCACGGTGAATCTTCATCTAACAAAGAATCATTTCTTAGCTCAGCAGATAGATACATGAGTTCAAGACTCTTGTGCAACTAATGAAAAACTAACAGTTCCAAGCCTAGAGAGTTCCTCCGATCAAAACTTGGTTGAGACTCATCAAACCACCTAGATGGAGTGATTAAAAGCTAATACATGTGTGTGTATGATCGGATCATCCATATACTACAGAATAAGAAGCTCCAGATAACAGATCACTATCGCTGACTCTTGTCCCTACTCGAGGTTTCTGTTTTCTAATCACACAGAGCCCATATTCTTGTTTCTCTAAATTCTATTTTGATATCTTCAATGCTCATCTATAATATCAAACTATAGTGTTTAAGagtgttttttttaactttaggATATCCTACCAGATATTCTCTGAAGAGTTCGCCTTGAAGAGTCCATTTTATAGCGAAGGGAACCAAACCTGAA
The Raphanus sativus cultivar WK10039 chromosome 1, ASM80110v3, whole genome shotgun sequence DNA segment above includes these coding regions:
- the LOC108862933 gene encoding uncharacterized protein LOC108862933 gives rise to the protein MRNMKSCAAAAAAAAMKPVKKEPIVIDLDSDDEDVLCGELNEVTMDTDVSVESGEANPSNMQMTFSAAGASGDDNWDNKIDHQYLKLFDSLMDDGNSYLSDNPLRCIRYEVDNGGYDEREFKGKQKSRVDGATKKNAVVSRTPHRVQASTKKTREFVLRRRESPVSDKSVDATSHARRNSQRDVEARDKEIREAEMVPDEGYKSYLTSLVEKRKSSSGSKPEKEIQVKREEVDAMSLSDSDSIEVDDRPFLDEEVSPFVASKSYKVVDLEEESEDEGDQCSSWFRKEIMNVLKKPYSEKEFKELEHVASVCKWLTKSKELLDGRDFTYTTNQKTPSYLDQYPEFKRMFERALYGEDRYRALNLLRGFIFYLTKVARHDAFKPWLDNECLKVTCF